GTGTAACCGAACTTGGAGCCGCCCGCGAGATCGGTCGCCCAGTTGCCCGGGTCCATGTAGCCAACCGAGACCATGTAACCGGGGCCTGAGAAGGCCAGCAGCCGGCGCAACCACCAGCCGCCCAAGGGCACCTGCACGCTGGCATGGACCTCGGCGAGGCTCTTCTGGTCCGCGGCAACGCGGGCGAAACGGAAGCCATCGCGCCCTGGGTGTGGCTCAGTCCGGGAATTCGACATCGCATCCATGGATAGGCAGCCTTAGGGTCAAGCGACGGCGAAGGCCGGCTCGCCGGGGTAGCAATCCCGTTCAAATAGTCTAATTGCGAATAAGTTGCAATTGCAAAAATTGGAACTCCGGCAGGAAACGGCCGTTGTAGCGGCGGGCCGGCACCAGGCCGCAGGGGGCGACACTGACAACAAGACCAATCACCGTGTCCGGCCGGTGGGCCATCGTCGGAGCCATCGCCCTCCTCTTCACGGCGGGCATGCCGGCCTGGGCCGCCGGCGGCGCCAAAGGACCGTCCGAGGTCATCTTCATTGCCCAGCTCGTGGCACTGATGCTTGTCGGCCGCCTCCTCGGCGAGGCCATGCTCCGCATGGGCCAGCCGGCGGTGATGGGGCAGCTCATCGCCGGCCTGCTGCTCGGCCCGTCCTTCCTCGGCTTCCTCTGGCCCGACTTCCAACACGCTTTGTTCCCCCAGGCACCGGAGCAGAAGGCCATGCTCCAGGGCATCTCCGAAGCCGGCATTCTCTTACTGCTGCTGCTGACCGGGATGGAGACCGATCTGCGGCTGGTGCGCGCCACCGGCAAGGCCTCGGTCTATGCGTCATTGATGGGCATCGTCGTGCCGTTCGGCTTCGGCGTGGCGCTCGGTTATTTCATTCCGGATCACATGCTGCCGCATCCCGACCGGCGCCTGATCACCGCCCTCTTCCTCGGCACCGCACTGTCGATCGCCTCGGTGAAGATCGTGGCCATGGTGGTGCGCGAAATGAACTTCATGCGCCGCAATGTCGGCCAGGTGATCCTCGCCTCCGCCATCATCGATGACAGCGTCGGCTGGATCATCGTCTCGATCATTTTCTCACTGGCGCTGCATGGCGAAGTCGATGCCTGGTCGCTGGCGCAGAGTGTGGTCGGCACCTTCATTTTCATGGTGCTGAGTCTGACCGTCGGCCGGCGCCTGGTGTTCTTCGCTATCCGCTGGGCCAACGACGTACTCAAGAGCGACTTCGCGGTGATTACCGCGATCCTCATCATCATGAGCGTGATGGCGCTGACAACGCATGCCATTGGCGTGCATTCGGTGCTGGGCGCATTCGTGGCCGGCATTCTGGTCGGTGAATCGCCAATCCTGACCAAGCATATCGACGAGCAATTGCGCGGGCTGATCACGGCGTTCTTCGCGCCGGTGTTCTTCGGCCTCGCTGGACTGTCGGCCGACCTGACCATTCTCGCCGACCCGCAAATCGCGCTCGCCACTGCCGGCCTCATCCTGATCGCCAGTATCGGCAAGTTCGGCGGCGCTTTCATCGGCGCCGAGCTTGGCGGCCTGACCAAGCGCGAAGGCTTTGCGCTGGCCTGCGGCATGAATGCGCGCGGCTCAACCGAAGTCATCATCGCGACAGTCGGCCTGTCGATGGGCGCGCTGACCCAGAACCTTTTCACCATGATCGTCACCATGGCGGTGGTCACGACACTTGCCATGCCGCCGACCTTGCGCTGGGCGCTATCGCGCATTCCTTTGAGCAAGGAAGAGAAGCAACGACTGGAGCGTGAGGAAATCGAAAGCCAGGGCTTTCTCGCCAATATCGAGCGGCTGCTGCTGGCAGTCGATGAATCCACCAACGGCACCTTCGCGACAAGGCTTGCCGGTATCGTCGCCGCCACCCACGAAATGCCGACGACGGTGATGCACATCACCGAAGGGGACATCGACGACAAAAAGCGCGTCAAGCAGGAAGCTGCCAAGGCCAAGGACGCCGCGTCCATCGTTCAGGAAGTGGCCGAACGCGCCGAGGCCACCAAAACCCTTGAAGAGCAAAGCCTATTGTCGCTCGAGGTCAGCACTTTGGTCGGCAAGCCGACCGCCGAGATCGTCGCCGAGGAAGCGGCGAAAGGCTACGGCGCCATGATCCTCGGCATCGACAAGATGGTGGCGCGCACCAACCACTTCTCCGATGCAGTGACCAAACTGGCCACTGGATTCGAAGGCCCCCTGCTCATCGCCGATGCCCGCGAGGAACATCGCAAGCA
The Pseudolabrys sp. FHR47 genome window above contains:
- a CDS encoding cation:proton antiporter, whose product is MPAWAAGGAKGPSEVIFIAQLVALMLVGRLLGEAMLRMGQPAVMGQLIAGLLLGPSFLGFLWPDFQHALFPQAPEQKAMLQGISEAGILLLLLLTGMETDLRLVRATGKASVYASLMGIVVPFGFGVALGYFIPDHMLPHPDRRLITALFLGTALSIASVKIVAMVVREMNFMRRNVGQVILASAIIDDSVGWIIVSIIFSLALHGEVDAWSLAQSVVGTFIFMVLSLTVGRRLVFFAIRWANDVLKSDFAVITAILIIMSVMALTTHAIGVHSVLGAFVAGILVGESPILTKHIDEQLRGLITAFFAPVFFGLAGLSADLTILADPQIALATAGLILIASIGKFGGAFIGAELGGLTKREGFALACGMNARGSTEVIIATVGLSMGALTQNLFTMIVTMAVVTTLAMPPTLRWALSRIPLSKEEKQRLEREEIESQGFLANIERLLLAVDESTNGTFATRLAGIVAATHEMPTTVMHITEGDIDDKKRVKQEAAKAKDAASIVQEVAERAEATKTLEEQSLLSLEVSTLVGKPTAEIVAEEAAKGYGAMILGIDKMVARTNHFSDAVTKLATGFEGPLLIADAREEHRKHPLHGTVSILLPVNGTEVSRRAAEVAVAIARATKAPLTAIYVAPQGKARSRRAEEAILKDISALAESFSVDVRTAVRTEKAAGDAILREAARRKHNVIIMGAGRRPGEKLFFGDTATALLEKAQQSLVFVVS